In a genomic window of Micromonospora cremea:
- a CDS encoding MMPL family transporter, which yields MATLLYRLGRGALRRRRLVVALWLVVLVVAGLAAATLRGPTASNFTMPGTESQRALDLLAQQFPAASGATGTIAVKAPGDGQLSSPQGRGVVQEIVQQAATLPGVVGAVDPFQVGAVSPNGRYALVQVQFATGADEVTDEQRTAYEQVGAAAEAQGWQVAPGGEVLGGEPEIGSTETLGVLVAAIVLIITFGSLVAAGMTMLNALIGVGAGMAGLFALSSVVELTSTAPILALMLGLAVGIDYSLFITSRHRQNLLDGLSPEEAVGRAVGTAGSAVVFAGATVVIALAGLAVVDIPFLTVMGLAAAGTVTVAVLVAITLQPALLGFAGRRVLPRRLRSVTADGTPANDADADRPVAAAPSEDRSGFGFRWARLVTRFRVPVILVGLLGLGLLALPTPDMRLALPDASTAAVGSPARVSNDLITEGFGAGFTGRLAVVVAGDTPQATSAAVPQVTALLQRTDNVLAVAPAQLSPDGRTALLGVVPKTGPTDEATETLVHDIRDSVGGIRDADVLLTGVTAIGIDVSEKLSDALPVYLLLVVGLSVLLLMLVFRSLLVPVKAALGFLLTVAATFGITVAVFQQGHLADLVGLDTPGPLISFLPILLIGILFGLAMDYEVFLVSRMREDFVHGESARQATISGMGHGARVVTAAALIMISVFGGFVFLEDPVIKSMGFALAVGVAIDAFVVRMAIVPAVMSLLGDRAWWLPRWLSRALPNVDIEGEGLRAELADRTPTHV from the coding sequence ATGGCCACCCTGCTCTACCGGCTCGGCCGGGGCGCGCTGCGCCGGCGACGGCTCGTCGTCGCGCTCTGGCTCGTCGTACTCGTCGTCGCCGGTCTGGCCGCGGCGACCCTGCGCGGCCCGACGGCGAGCAACTTCACCATGCCCGGCACCGAGAGCCAGCGCGCGCTCGACCTGCTCGCGCAGCAGTTCCCCGCGGCCAGTGGCGCCACCGGCACCATCGCGGTCAAGGCACCGGGTGACGGCCAACTGTCCAGCCCGCAGGGTCGTGGCGTGGTGCAGGAGATCGTCCAGCAGGCCGCGACGCTGCCCGGCGTGGTCGGCGCCGTCGACCCGTTCCAGGTCGGCGCGGTCTCGCCCAACGGCCGGTACGCGTTGGTCCAGGTCCAGTTCGCCACCGGAGCGGACGAGGTGACCGACGAGCAGCGGACGGCGTACGAGCAGGTGGGCGCGGCCGCCGAGGCGCAGGGCTGGCAGGTCGCCCCGGGCGGCGAGGTGCTGGGCGGTGAGCCGGAGATCGGCTCCACCGAGACGCTCGGCGTGCTTGTCGCCGCGATCGTCCTGATCATCACGTTCGGCTCGCTGGTGGCCGCCGGCATGACGATGCTCAACGCGCTCATCGGCGTGGGCGCCGGCATGGCCGGCCTGTTCGCGCTGAGCAGCGTCGTCGAGTTGACCAGCACCGCGCCGATCCTGGCGCTGATGCTCGGCCTCGCGGTCGGCATCGACTACTCGCTGTTCATCACCTCCCGGCACCGGCAGAACCTGCTCGACGGCCTGTCCCCCGAGGAGGCGGTCGGCCGGGCCGTGGGCACCGCCGGCTCCGCCGTGGTCTTCGCGGGCGCCACCGTGGTCATCGCCCTGGCCGGGCTCGCCGTGGTGGACATCCCGTTCCTCACCGTGATGGGTCTCGCCGCCGCCGGCACGGTCACCGTCGCGGTGCTCGTCGCCATCACCCTCCAGCCCGCCCTGCTCGGCTTCGCCGGTCGCCGGGTGCTTCCCCGCCGGCTGCGTTCGGTCACCGCCGACGGCACGCCGGCCAACGACGCGGACGCCGACCGGCCGGTTGCCGCCGCACCGAGCGAGGACCGGTCCGGTTTCGGCTTCCGCTGGGCGCGGCTGGTCACCCGGTTCCGCGTACCGGTCATCCTCGTCGGCCTGCTCGGCCTCGGCCTCCTCGCGCTGCCCACGCCGGACATGCGGCTGGCCCTGCCGGACGCCTCCACGGCGGCCGTCGGCTCACCCGCCCGGGTGTCGAACGACCTGATCACCGAGGGCTTCGGTGCGGGCTTCACCGGCCGCCTCGCGGTGGTCGTCGCGGGCGACACGCCGCAGGCCACCTCGGCCGCGGTGCCGCAGGTCACCGCGCTGCTACAGCGCACCGACAACGTGCTCGCGGTGGCACCGGCGCAGCTCAGCCCGGACGGCCGGACCGCCCTGCTCGGAGTGGTGCCGAAGACCGGCCCCACCGACGAGGCCACCGAGACCCTGGTGCACGACATCCGTGACTCGGTGGGCGGGATCCGCGACGCGGACGTTCTGCTCACCGGTGTCACCGCGATCGGCATCGACGTCTCCGAGAAGCTCTCCGACGCGCTGCCGGTCTACCTGCTGCTGGTGGTCGGGCTCTCGGTGCTGCTGCTGATGCTGGTGTTCCGCTCGCTGCTGGTGCCGGTCAAGGCCGCGCTGGGCTTCCTGCTCACCGTCGCCGCCACGTTCGGCATCACGGTGGCGGTCTTCCAACAGGGGCACCTCGCCGATCTCGTCGGCCTGGACACCCCGGGGCCGCTGATCAGCTTCCTGCCGATCCTGCTCATCGGCATCCTGTTCGGGCTCGCGATGGACTACGAGGTGTTCCTGGTGTCCCGCATGCGGGAGGACTTCGTGCACGGCGAGTCGGCCCGGCAGGCCACCATCAGCGGCATGGGGCACGGGGCGCGGGTGGTCACCGCCGCCGCGCTCATCATGATCTCGGTCTTCGGAGGCTTCGTCTTCCTGGAGGACCCGGTGATCAAGTCGATGGGCTTCGCGCTCGCCGTGGGTGTGGCCATCGACGCCTTCGTGGTCCGGATGGCCATCGTTCCCGCCGTGATGTCGCTCCTCGGCGACCGTGCCTGGTGGCTCCCCCGCTGGCTCTCCCGTGCCCTGCCGAACGTCGACATCGAGGGCGAGGGCCTGCGCGCGGAACTCGCGGACCGCACGCCGACACACGTCTGA
- a CDS encoding erythromycin esterase family protein — MLVQRLGAPSDFDPLLERVRDSRVVMIGESTHGTYDYYRLREQLTRRLIAECGFSFVAVEGDWPDCDRVHRSVTGAPGGAPDPQTALEQFERWPTWMWANAEVARFCRWLRAWNLERPEDQRAGFHGLDVYSLWESMQAIFDYLGEEDPTSLEAAQDAYRCFEPYGKRVEEYGAASRFVSARCEEEVVRLLARTREQALSDGPDRFSAWQNAAVVAGAERYYRAMVAGGPDSWNIRDIHMQDTLDRLLDRYGPDARGIVWAHNTHVGDARATDMAADGMINIGQLARERHGDEAVALVGFGSYRGTAIAAPRWGSPAEAMIVPPAREGSVERRLHELMPERAVLVFGGDDQPGWVTGTADHRAIGVVYDPSFESWGNYVPTRLGERYDAFIWCDETTALHPLPAPAASGEMETYPAGV; from the coding sequence ATGCTGGTTCAGCGGCTCGGCGCGCCGAGCGACTTCGACCCGTTGCTGGAGCGTGTCCGGGACTCCCGGGTGGTGATGATCGGCGAATCCACCCACGGCACCTACGACTACTACCGGCTGCGCGAGCAGCTCACCCGCCGGCTGATCGCGGAGTGCGGCTTCTCGTTCGTGGCGGTGGAGGGCGACTGGCCGGACTGCGACCGGGTGCACCGCTCGGTCACCGGCGCGCCGGGCGGTGCTCCCGACCCGCAGACGGCGCTCGAGCAGTTCGAACGGTGGCCGACCTGGATGTGGGCGAACGCCGAGGTGGCCCGGTTCTGCCGTTGGCTGCGGGCGTGGAACCTGGAGCGCCCGGAGGATCAACGGGCTGGATTCCACGGGCTCGACGTGTACAGCCTCTGGGAGTCGATGCAGGCGATCTTCGACTATCTGGGGGAGGAGGATCCGACCTCGCTGGAGGCGGCGCAGGACGCGTACCGGTGCTTCGAGCCGTACGGCAAACGGGTCGAGGAGTACGGCGCCGCCAGCCGGTTCGTCTCCGCGCGGTGCGAGGAGGAGGTGGTGCGACTGCTAGCCAGGACCCGGGAGCAGGCCCTCTCCGACGGCCCGGACCGCTTCTCGGCCTGGCAGAACGCGGCGGTGGTGGCCGGCGCGGAGCGTTACTACCGGGCGATGGTGGCCGGCGGACCGGATTCGTGGAACATCCGTGACATCCACATGCAGGACACCCTGGACCGGCTGCTGGACCGGTACGGCCCGGACGCGCGGGGGATCGTCTGGGCGCACAACACCCACGTCGGGGACGCCCGGGCAACCGACATGGCCGCCGACGGAATGATCAACATTGGCCAGTTGGCCCGGGAGCGGCACGGTGACGAGGCGGTGGCCCTGGTCGGCTTCGGCAGCTACCGGGGTACGGCGATCGCCGCACCCCGGTGGGGCTCACCGGCCGAGGCGATGATCGTCCCACCGGCCCGGGAGGGGTCGGTCGAGCGGCGCCTGCACGAGCTGATGCCGGAGCGGGCGGTGCTGGTCTTCGGCGGCGACGACCAGCCGGGCTGGGTCACCGGCACCGCGGACCACCGGGCGATCGGGGTCGTCTACGACCCGTCCTTCGAGTCCTGGGGCAACTACGTGCCCACCCGACTCGGCGAACGCTACGACGCCTTCATCTGGTGCGACGAGACCACCGCGCTGCACCCGCTGCCCGCCCCGGCCGCCTCCGGCGAGATGGAGACCTACCCCGCCGGCGTCTGA
- a CDS encoding DUF2795 domain-containing protein, with translation MTVTGVQLQEYLAGLDYPVSREDLVRWAQENGASTAMLQMLRALPVEQFESPDELNAALTTRS, from the coding sequence ATGACCGTCACCGGGGTTCAGTTGCAGGAGTACCTGGCCGGGCTCGACTACCCGGTCTCCCGCGAGGACCTGGTCCGCTGGGCCCAGGAGAACGGGGCCAGCACGGCGATGTTGCAGATGTTGCGAGCGTTGCCGGTGGAGCAGTTCGAGTCGCCGGACGAGCTGAACGCCGCGCTGACAACCCGCTCCTGA
- a CDS encoding Gfo/Idh/MocA family protein has translation MLRFGLFGTGHWAIETHGKALHAHPDAELVGVWGRNPERAAALGERYGVPAFAEVDALLEVCDAIAVALPPNIQADIAVRAAAAGRHLLLDKPLALTVEDADRVVAAAEASGVASVVFFTQRFQPNVTAFLAATAAAGGWQHGRTIAFASIFQEGSPYGFSLWRREHGALWDIGPHALSIILPVLGKATQVAAMDGPSGMVHLLLTHEGGATSSASLSLDAPGEAMAREFVFYGENGIETVPLGENDPATAFGVAIDQLVEQVQAGTRDHLCDVWFGREVVAILAAAETARTESRTVPVP, from the coding sequence GTGCTGCGGTTCGGCTTGTTCGGCACCGGTCACTGGGCGATCGAGACGCACGGGAAGGCGCTGCACGCCCACCCGGACGCGGAGTTGGTCGGGGTCTGGGGGCGCAACCCGGAGCGGGCCGCCGCGCTGGGCGAGCGGTACGGGGTGCCGGCGTTCGCCGAGGTCGACGCGTTGCTCGAGGTGTGTGACGCGATCGCTGTCGCGCTGCCGCCGAACATCCAGGCCGACATCGCGGTCCGGGCGGCCGCCGCTGGTCGGCACCTGCTGCTGGACAAGCCGTTGGCGCTCACCGTCGAGGACGCCGATCGGGTGGTCGCGGCAGCGGAGGCGTCCGGGGTCGCCTCGGTCGTCTTCTTCACCCAGCGGTTCCAGCCGAACGTCACCGCGTTCCTCGCCGCGACCGCGGCCGCCGGGGGCTGGCAGCACGGCCGGACCATCGCGTTCGCCTCGATCTTCCAGGAGGGCAGCCCGTACGGCTTTTCGCTGTGGCGCCGGGAGCACGGCGCGCTCTGGGACATCGGCCCGCACGCGCTCTCCATCATCCTGCCGGTGCTGGGCAAGGCCACCCAGGTGGCCGCGATGGACGGGCCGAGCGGAATGGTGCACCTGCTGCTCACCCACGAGGGTGGCGCCACCAGCAGCGCCTCGCTCTCCCTCGACGCCCCGGGCGAGGCGATGGCCCGCGAGTTCGTCTTCTATGGCGAGAACGGCATCGAGACCGTCCCGCTCGGCGAGAACGACCCCGCCACGGCGTTCGGCGTGGCGATCGACCAGCTCGTCGAGCAGGTGCAGGCGGGCACCCGTGACCACCTCTGCGACGTCTGGTTCGGCCGCGAGGTCGTCGCCATCCTGGCCGCCGCCGAAACCGCTCGCACCGAATCCCGCACCGTCCCCGTCCCGTAA
- the fabG gene encoding 3-oxoacyl-ACP reductase FabG, translating into MSEEPRVAIVTGAARGIGAATARRLAADGMAVAVVDIEEAATKETVDAIAGAGGRALGVGADVSDRAQVESAVERIAAELGAPTVLVNNAGVLRDNLLFKMTNADWDTVMGVHLRGAFLFSQAAQKHMVDRKWGRIVNLSSTSALGNRGQANYAAAKAGLQGFTKTLAIELGPFGVTVNAVAPGFIVTDMTAATAARMKVDFEDLQKHAAAEIPVRRPGRPEDVAHTISFLTSEGAGFVSGQVIYVAGGPRN; encoded by the coding sequence ATGTCGGAGGAGCCCCGCGTCGCCATCGTCACCGGAGCCGCACGCGGTATCGGTGCGGCCACCGCCCGCCGGCTGGCGGCCGACGGGATGGCCGTCGCCGTGGTCGACATCGAGGAGGCGGCCACCAAGGAGACGGTGGACGCCATCGCTGGCGCCGGCGGCCGGGCGCTCGGCGTGGGCGCCGACGTGTCCGACCGGGCCCAGGTCGAGTCGGCCGTGGAGCGGATCGCCGCCGAGCTGGGCGCGCCCACCGTGCTGGTCAACAACGCCGGGGTGCTCCGCGACAACCTGCTGTTCAAGATGACCAACGCCGACTGGGACACCGTCATGGGGGTGCACCTGCGCGGCGCGTTCCTGTTCAGCCAGGCCGCTCAGAAGCACATGGTGGACCGCAAGTGGGGGCGGATCGTCAACCTCTCCAGCACCTCCGCGCTGGGCAACCGGGGCCAGGCGAACTACGCCGCCGCCAAGGCCGGTCTCCAGGGCTTCACCAAGACGCTCGCCATCGAGCTGGGGCCGTTCGGGGTGACCGTCAACGCCGTGGCGCCCGGCTTCATCGTCACCGACATGACCGCCGCCACCGCCGCCCGGATGAAGGTCGACTTCGAGGACCTCCAGAAGCACGCCGCCGCCGAGATCCCGGTACGTCGCCCGGGCCGGCCGGAGGACGTCGCGCACACCATCTCGTTCCTGACCAGCGAGGGGGCGGGGTTCGTCTCCGGCCAGGTCATCTACGTGGCCGGCGGCCCGCGAAACTGA